The Corylus avellana chromosome ca11, CavTom2PMs-1.0 genome contains the following window.
aaaaatagacatatattatttttataaattaagttaaaaaattttcttttaacttagtttagagaaaaactttgtacATGAAataatggtccaaaaaaaaaaagtgattttgaTTGTTGAACTTGGTGATAGGTAATGCTGTCTGTTCGCCACTTGGCACCTATTTTCCTTCAGGTATCTCAGATCGACGTGTCTCTCTAACTTGCAATTGTCGGGACTCTTAGATGTTAAGGAGCCAAGTAGCTTAAGAGAACCGGCCTAAGGATCTGACCCTTGAACCGTTTGATGATGGCTCGTGGACCAGTTACCAAGAAGTCGAGGGTAAACGGAATAATGCTACAAGTTCCTCTTGTGTCTCTATTAAGTATCTACAacaatgatgtggctattaaaatcattattgagcttgtgattgataattatttgattttgatttaataatgattttaataatcacaTTATTCTTAAAGGGATTTAAAAGAAACACAAGAAAGACTTATAGAATTATTCAGGGTAAACGTCTTGAGGCATAGCCTATCCCTTGAACAAAATTGGGTAGTAGAAATTCCTCTTTGAATTAAGCATCAAAGTGCTCTCACATATAACGTTGGCAAATCACCATTTGTTCCTTTTGTCTTGCAGGTTACTGGTGAGGTTATGGGGCAACGGTCATATTGTATCAGCATAACTAAATGccatatttttcaatttcatttaaaaactatgaattgttttaatttatttcttgaattttaaatttttttctaatgctatctttattttatttacaaacATGACACATTAGGATAATATGTACTTTAATGTGTAGCATCAATATATCTATAAAAATACCTATCATATTAGTAATTATCACTCATATATCAACAATacataataaaagtaataaagaaatgttatataaTTGATCTAATGGTTGGCTAGAACTACTACCatatagttataaaataaaataagtaatattaGACCGACTAAACCAATAGAATTGATagctaaaaaatgaaaataggaTTTAACATATAGTATTGTGATTAAAATTGTACTTGGAACtaagttaatttaattttcaaaaatctcccacttctctcattttcttaaagaaattaagaaaaaaaaaagcactattTTGTTTTGGGCAAACAAAAGAGAAGTGTTAGGGGttaaacaaatgaacccagaaaattttttaaattgacggggcaagagtttttaaatttttttaaaaaaaaatgcaattctctctccgTTGTCTGCTACTCAAGGTTTGCCATGtcagttttaaaatttttctggattcatttgttgaagtgttagggagccaaacaaatgaacctaaaaaaattttcaaactaacgtgGCAGACCGACgaccgtgagtggcagacaagaaagagaaaattatatttttttaatttaaaaacttttgccatgtcaatttaaaaaattttcttaatttatttgtttggctctctaacaCTTCTTTATGCGAAAGACTTCCTAAACCAtctctctgtttttgtttttgtttttatttttatttttatttttatttttatttttttttgaagtcaACGGAATTACCGATGGGTATCGTCAATAGACAATAAACAATAAGTTTGAGACCAACTCCTACAACATTGAATATTCCAACTCCCAACTCCCAGGTTTCCAGCCCCTTTCCCCTTTCCATCGTCTCCAAAAGTCACCCTTTTTCCTTTCCCTCTCCACAATCAAACAAATCGCCGGCAGAAATGAACCAGCCGGACCCCGGAAAGTCGCCACAGCAGCAGAAGAAAGAGCTGCAGCTGCAAGGCCCCCGCCCTCCTCCTCTGAAAGTCAGCAAAGAGTCCCACAAGATCAGGAAGCCTCCGCCACATCCGCATCCAAAACAGCCGCCAAAGTCCTTTCAAACCCAACAACCACCACAACAGCCTGTGATTATCTACGCCGTCTCTCCCAAGGTCATCCACGCCACCACCTCCAACTTCATGTACATCGTCCAGCGCCTCACCGGCCCATCATCGTCGACATCGCCCCCCGGGGCCGGAGACCTCTCCCCGGCGGCCAGGCTTGCCTCCATCGAGAAGACCAGCCCgtcagagagagacagagacagagacagaacCAGCAACACTGACACAGTGATGGATATAGTGGAAGGAGAGGGGTTTCTAGACTTGGGTGAGGCTTATCCGGGGATATTATCGCCGGCGCCGGTGAATTTGCCTCCGATTCCAGATGGGTTCTTCTCGCCGTTGAATGACCCGCAGAACTTTTCTACTCTGTTTCATGATCTGAGCCCTGTTTGGCATAATAATGGGTTCTCGGCGAGTCCTTCGGGGTTGTTCTCAACTTCTTTGAtctctccatctccatcttcgATGGACATGTTACGcagatttttggacttttaggGTCGTTTGGGAATTTCGGAGAAAAAGAGCCTGCAATTTTGCAAAGGAAATTGGTAAAGTTTTTGCATTGACTGACTTGTTGTGGAAGAATTTTCCACAGTAACTTCCTTCTTTTTATATTATGTATTCTTTCGAGGGTAGTTTTAGTAGTTGAAAGTCTGTAAATGATATATTGCTAGTTCCCAATGGGCCACCCCGCAATTAGTAAAAGTAGCTGGTGGTTTATGTAATTTTCGGGATTGTTGggtttgtttctcttttagttttCTGTTCTTGTCTTGATCTTTATGAGAGGTAGTTGAGGTTGTCTTTAACATTAACTCTGGGTTGTCCTTGTGGTtggaatgattttttcttttatttttcattagcctaatgatttttttttttattttttattttggacacTTTCTAGCACTTCTTTTTaccacatttttctttcttctattgcTACTCATGTATACAATCTTTTGGAGGATGATGACATTGAGACATTTATGTTGTTTCTTTGCCCAATTCTA
Protein-coding sequences here:
- the LOC132166301 gene encoding protein MKS1-like, yielding MNQPDPGKSPQQQKKELQLQGPRPPPLKVSKESHKIRKPPPHPHPKQPPKSFQTQQPPQQPVIIYAVSPKVIHATTSNFMYIVQRLTGPSSSTSPPGAGDLSPAARLASIEKTSPSERDRDRDRTSNTDTVMDIVEGEGFLDLGEAYPGILSPAPVNLPPIPDGFFSPLNDPQNFSTLFHDLSPVWHNNGFSASPSGLFSTSLISPSPSSMDMLRRFLDF